TGATGGCGCAGATGGCACGAAGTGACTTTTCCTTGATGAGCGTGGCGACATAGTGATCCCCTCCTCCAACATGTTCATCCGCTGCAATCATGAAGACAATGAGATCGACGCCTTCTAACGCGTCCAGAGCCCTCTTGACCATGGCTCTATTCATGCTGTGTTTTGGAGTGTGGAAGCCAGGTACATCGACAAAGGCGATCTGGAAGTTTTTCTCCGTCCTCACACCCAGAATGCGATTTCTCGTCGTCTGCGGAACATCGGATACTATGGCGATCTTTTCGCCGACAAGGCGGTTGAAGAGAGTCGATTTTCCAACATTTGTCCTTCCGGTGATGGTTACATACCCAGAGAGGAATTTTTCATCCCTTTCTTCACTCATTTGAATTATTTATGTCAATGGCCGGCGATGAAGATCATCGTAGAGTCAATCTATGAAAGGATTTTCTTTATCCTAACTCTCCTGATCCTTCTGTGGTCGGCTCTCAGTATCTCAAATTTGATTTCTCTGGCATCAAACGATTCCCCTTCTAGGGGAACTCGTCCAAGTCTGGCGAAGATGAAACCCCCAACCGTATCGAAGCCCTCCTCTTTAAGCTCGACGTTGAAGAGCGCCTCAACCTTTTCAATGTTACAGATGCCCTTGACGAGGTAACTATCCTCCGTTTCCTTGACGATATCATCTTCTTCCCTCTCGTGGACATCGCTGATCTCGCCGACGATCTCCTCGACGAGATCCTCGATGGTGATAAGCCCTGCAGTTCCGCCGTACTCATCGACTACGATGGCGATCTGTATCTTTTCATGCTGCATCTCCTTAAGGAGATCCGAGACCTTCTTCGTCTCAGGGACGAAGTGAGCCGGCTTGATGAAATCGGAGATGCCCATCTCCCCTTTCTGGAGGGCGAGAGTTTCCAGCAGGTCCTTGATGTATACGATTCCTGCAATGTTGTCTATATTGTCATTGTAAACCGGGATCCTCGAATGCTTCTTGCGAATGAAGAGCTTCTTGAGGCTCTCCAGGCTTTCATCGCTTTTGATGACCACCATGTCCGTCCTTGGAGTCATCACCTCGCGCGCCAGCGTGTAGCCGAAATCGACTATGCTCTTTACGAGTATCCCCTCTTCCTTCTCCAGTATTCCCTCCTTCTCCCCCACGTCTATAAATGCTCTGATATTCTCTTCCAGCGTTTCGTCGTCTTCTCTGTCGATTACGGCACCGAATCTTTTCCTGGCAGCGAAGAGGATCCTGTATATTGGAATCATCAACGGATAAAAGATCAGATAGACGGGTGGAAGAAAAGGAATGGTAACCGCAAAAGCTTTTTCTGGATTAATGGCCACGACGAGCCTGGCGGCCAGTTGCTCCACGAACATGATCAGAACGACGATGCTGGCAAGAAGCGTCCAGGTAACTGCATAGGAGATTTCAAGAATGTTTAAGACCGCCAGAGTCGCGAAAGTTGCGCCGATGAGGGATGTCTGCCGTGATAATTGAAGGACGATTCTCATCTTGGAGGGATTGCTGTAGAGTTTCTCCGTGAAGAAGGGGTAGTTCTGCCCCTTGATCTCTGCCACCTTCCTTGCTGCCACCTCGCTGATGGAATTGATGGCAGACTTCAGGACTGAGAGGGCGAAGAATATGAAGGAGAGAGCCAGCGCGATGAATATATAGGGCAGTACGTTATCCAGTACGGCATCCTCCTTTTCTTTTTCTTGATCGGCTAGATTTCATTGCGATCAGCTCATTAAAATACTTTTCTTCCATTCTTCTCATCTCGCCGCGGTCGGTTTCATGGTCATATCCGGCCAAGTGCAGGAAGCCATGCGTCAGGAGCTTCTTTATCTCCATTTCAAGTGGCCATCCTGCCATCTTTGCCTGGCTGACGGCAGCTGGTATGGAGATGACTATATCCCCCATGTTGGTCAACCCTTCGAGGTTCTTCTCGCCTGCCGGGAATGAAAGGACATCGGTAGTCATATTCCTGCCGCGGTACTTCGCATTGAGTTTCTTCATGTGCGGATCATCAGTGAAGAGAACGGATACCTGATCGGCTTCGATACCCATTCTCCCGCCGAGTTCCCGCAGAAATCGTTTGAAGGGATTCTTGTCGATCCTGGAAGCTTTACAATCGTTTACAATGGAAATTTCAAATCTTCTCATCTCAAAAGAGCGATCAAGCAACCCTGAAAAATAATAGCCTATTCTCAAGATGAGGTCGAGTCATGCAATCTCTTCCACCGTCGTTTTAGGAGGGATGTGATCGAAATCATAGCCGGGATAATTGATCCTGCGATGATACATGGCGCTCAGCGATTTCACGAGGGAACTTGTGATTTTCTCCAGATCCGTGAATGTCAGGTCGCACTGGTCCAGCTGGCCATCCAGGACGATGTCCCTGCTGATCTTGTTGATCATCTCCTTGATCCTGGCTGGTGTGGGGTTTTCTATTGTTCGAGCGGCTGCCTCAACGGCGTCCGCAAGCATGAAGATAGCGGCCTCCTTGGTCTGTGGCTTGGGTCCCGGGTACCGGAAGGCGTTCTCGTCAGGCTCTGGAACATTGCGGTCAACCTTCTTTTTCGCCTTCTCGTAAAAGAAGGTGATGAGCCTGGTTCCATGGTGTTGCGGGATGATGTCGATGATCTGTTGGGGCAATCCATGCTCTTTGGCCAACTTGATCCCCTCCTTGACGTGGCTGATCAAGATCAGGATGCTTATGTTTGCGGAAAGCTTCTCGTGAGGGTTATACCCTCCCATCTGGTTCTCAACGAAGTAATCCGGTTTGCTCATCTTCCCGATGTCGTGATAATAGGCAGCAACGCGGCAGAAAAGCGGATTGGCATTCACCGCTTCTGCGGCGGCTTCCGCAATGCTGCCCAGGATCAGGCTGTGATTGTAACTGCCCGGAACTTTCAGGGCAAAACTCCTCAGGAGCGGATTGTTGAGGTTTGAAAGCTCGAGCAGACGAATATCCGTAAGGATTGCAAAGAGCCGTTCTAGAATGGGGAGAAGAAAGGAAACGAGAAGAGGAACAAAGAGAGCTCCACCGATGAATCCATTGAGAATGTTCAAGAACAGCGACTGCGTATCCCCAATCTTTTCCTGAACGGAGACGAGGGCTACGATAGAAAGAACGTTTACGACTCCAACGATGAAACCAGTCTTCAACAGGGCCGTCCTTTCCTTGTACTGCGTTATTCCATAGATGGCCGCAAAACTGCTGATCAGCGAGTAGAGCATAAAATGGAGGTTCCATCCTGTCAGAACGCCGAAGACGAAGCTTGTAAAAATGGAGAAGGTTGTAGCGATCCTGGCATTTGCAAGAAGGGTGATTAGCATGGCGCCTGCCGCCACTGGGATGAGGAAATAGTAGGACTCCGCCTGGTTGAATGGGAAGTTCAGGTCGTCTGCGACGCTGTTCGCGATCCATATGATCCCCCTTGCTATGATAGCGGTCACTATAATGCATGAAACCATCAGGGCATGGAGGTGGGAGACCTTCTTGAATCCTTTCTGATGGTAGATATCATAACGCCAGAGGAAAAAGATCAGAAATACGAAGATCAGTACGAAGCCGAGAAGCTCGGCTGCGTCAAATCTCGCTGGCCTCCTCCTGTCAATGAGTTCGAGGATATTCAGCGTGTTTGGAGTGAACTGGTCTCCCTTTCTGATGATGATGCTGCCCTTCGGAAATTTCTCGACAACGGGAGGAACATTTCGTGCAGCTTCGTCCTGTCTTCTCACCGATTCGCTGAGATCATAGTTGAGATTGGCATCGACCATCCTGAATATGAGCGCTGCAACTGCCTCCTTTTCCTTTCGCGCGATATGGGTTAATTTATCCACGCTATTTCCGGTCGCTATCTCAACATCACTCAGGTCAATTATT
The sequence above is a segment of the Acidobacteriota bacterium genome. Coding sequences within it:
- a CDS encoding hemolysin family protein, with the translated sequence MDNVLPYIFIALALSFIFFALSVLKSAINSISEVAARKVAEIKGQNYPFFTEKLYSNPSKMRIVLQLSRQTSLIGATFATLAVLNILEISYAVTWTLLASIVVLIMFVEQLAARLVVAINPEKAFAVTIPFLPPVYLIFYPLMIPIYRILFAARKRFGAVIDREDDETLEENIRAFIDVGEKEGILEKEEGILVKSIVDFGYTLAREVMTPRTDMVVIKSDESLESLKKLFIRKKHSRIPVYNDNIDNIAGIVYIKDLLETLALQKGEMGISDFIKPAHFVPETKKVSDLLKEMQHEKIQIAIVVDEYGGTAGLITIEDLVEEIVGEISDVHEREEDDIVKETEDSYLVKGICNIEKVEALFNVELKEEGFDTVGGFIFARLGRVPLEGESFDAREIKFEILRADHRRIRRVRIKKILS
- the ybeY gene encoding rRNA maturation RNase YbeY, giving the protein MRRFEISIVNDCKASRIDKNPFKRFLRELGGRMGIEADQVSVLFTDDPHMKKLNAKYRGRNMTTDVLSFPAGEKNLEGLTNMGDIVISIPAAVSQAKMAGWPLEMEIKKLLTHGFLHLAGYDHETDRGEMRRMEEKYFNELIAMKSSRSRKRKGGCRTG
- a CDS encoding HDIG domain-containing metalloprotein, yielding MQKIRENIDLFLREKVKISANTLLGFTPFWNVLFVMLLIILASQHSCGGRFERFSAGEVAPYDIVSPFDFEIPDEKRTTERREEARRNSIDVYSYDSRKAERFISSLNIITDELSLLPPEQVSIPSATDREHTPSLDRILSRLPKDVTIYQIQALRKVSQDEKALKSIILDLSRIVNRKIVTSKASLPEGKRIIIKYYHERKEEIVNDFNGIIDLSDVEIATGNSVDKLTHIARKEKEAVAALIFRMVDANLNYDLSESVRRQDEAARNVPPVVEKFPKGSIIIRKGDQFTPNTLNILELIDRRRPARFDAAELLGFVLIFVFLIFFLWRYDIYHQKGFKKVSHLHALMVSCIIVTAIIARGIIWIANSVADDLNFPFNQAESYYFLIPVAAGAMLITLLANARIATTFSIFTSFVFGVLTGWNLHFMLYSLISSFAAIYGITQYKERTALLKTGFIVGVVNVLSIVALVSVQEKIGDTQSLFLNILNGFIGGALFVPLLVSFLLPILERLFAILTDIRLLELSNLNNPLLRSFALKVPGSYNHSLILGSIAEAAAEAVNANPLFCRVAAYYHDIGKMSKPDYFVENQMGGYNPHEKLSANISILILISHVKEGIKLAKEHGLPQQIIDIIPQHHGTRLITFFYEKAKKKVDRNVPEPDENAFRYPGPKPQTKEAAIFMLADAVEAAARTIENPTPARIKEMINKISRDIVLDGQLDQCDLTFTDLEKITSSLVKSLSAMYHRRINYPGYDFDHIPPKTTVEEIA